ATCTTCGAAGGATACGCACCTGAACAATGGATGATGAGCATCTTCTTGAGATATAGTTTTTTATTCTTCAGAAGATCAGACACCACGTTGGCGATATGATTATCGTTCACAGTAATAAATATTATATCAGACGACAATGCGACATCGGCAACCGTTACCCCTACTTTTTCGCATTTGATAATTTTTGAAATGTTTAAAATTCTGCTACCGTTTAAGTCTATGATGCTTGCAATTTTGTAACCTTTATCTGTGAGAGCAAGAGCAAGAGCACCGCCAACATTTCCGGTGCCGATAATCGATATTTTGGGAAGCTTTGATGCCATTAATGAATATTATGATTTTAATATCACCGCAGAAAAGTAACCTACGACTGAATCATGTTCACCTGTAATGTCACCTGAATTACAATGGTGAAGAATTTTAACAGAATCGGCTCCTAAGAATTTTGATGCCATCAGCGTCGCAACCATTGGTCCACCGCCGCAAGCTTCTGTCTTTTCAAATTCTAAATCGTACATCAATCCTTCATAATCGAATTTCGAAACCTTATCAATCGCAATCTGGTCGAGCTTTCTTGCCGATTTCGATTCATGAAAGTGAGACAAATCGGTGGATGCTATGATTAGAACATTTTTATCTTTGAGGATTTCACCGAGACGTTTTCCGAGATGATAGCAATTATCGGCACTTTGATCGCCGATTACTATTGGAAGCAGCTTAAAATCTTTTTGTACTAATTGCAGAAACGGTAATTGAATCTCGATTGCATGTTCTCCTCCGTGTCCACGGAGAGATGATTCGATTATCTTATCACCTGTTACAAGTAATTCTCTTAAATGAGTATCGATCTGTATATCTCCGAGAGGAGTTCTGTAATGAGTTCCGTCGAAAATCGAAATGCCACCAAAATATTCTCTATGACTCGGAGAGATCACGACGACGGTTTGGAATTTTATTCCTTCAATTAGCTTGTATGCATGAGCCGCGGTGAGACCGGAATAAATATATCCGGCATGCGGGACGATTAAAGAAACTATTTTTCCATGGACTGCCGTTTTTTCAGCATCATCAATCAGACTATTGAGATCCTGTGTCAATATCGAAGGGTCGGCAGGATAAAATGTTCCTGCAACAGCCGGCAAGCGGACGTTTTTACTCATTTCTTTTCACTGAATATTTCTGCACTAAAAATATATATTTCTGTTGCTTGATCTTTCCATTGATCGGCACCGATTCCTGCTTTGCGACATGTATGACTTAAGAATGCCTCTCGATCCCAGTTATATTCAACAGCGACTTGCGGGAGCAGGAGTCCCCGTGAATAACCTCGCTTGATTACAAGCCCATGTTTACCTACTTCGATTTTATTTACATCCTTAATTTTCTTAAGAGGAGAGAGAACCGAAATTTCTAAATCGATATTATCAAGTTCATCAACTGTCACAGGCTCGAAGCGAGGGTCTTCAAGTGCGGCTTTTACAGCTACTTCTTGCACAGTTTCAAAGAGTGGTATGATCCCTTCTATGTAACCGATACATCCGCGTAATTCTCCATTACTGTGCAATGTTACAAAAGCGCCACACTTTTCTATGAGTGAAGGGTTTTTAATTGGCGGCAGGGAGTAAGGTATTCTTTTCACAGCCGCTTCTATGGAGTTTCGTGCAATTGTTAGAAGTATTTCTTTTTCTTCTTCTGTAAGCATCTGTTTGTTGAAATGAAATATCTTAAAAGAAACTTACGGAATTTATATGTGAGATTCAAGAATCAAACTCGGAATGTTATTGGATTCAAACGAGCGTTTGATATGATCAAATCTGTCTATGAAGTGTAGAAACAAGATTTGCACTAACTTTATTTATAAATTGAAAAACTGAATCCTTCAAATTTAGTATTGTCTAATGGGTGATCAGTTTCTGCTGTACTCCAAGTAGATTGATCATATCGAAAATCCAGATGATTTAAAATAAAATTATTAATGGGACTTTTGTCGATATCAGGAGCAATAATTTTAATGATTTGAAATAATCCTTTTGATTGAAATCCGATTCCATCTGTTCTAACATGTCTGTTACCCATTCTGTCGGTTAATCTACCGTAACGAACATTTATCATTTCCATAAGAGTTAAATTCCAACCTCTTCTTCTTTCTGTCCGGTAGTTTGAATGTCCCAATATCACTTCGTCAAAAAACTTTATATCACCTAAACCTCCCCTGTAAGACCAACCGGCACGTTTGATTAGATTTCCATATTGATCTCTGATTTCTCTCCAGCGGTCTATTAGCATGTCGCTTGCTTCGACTGTCCATTTGAATCCAAATAATTGAAAAGAGTAATTTCCTTTTCGGTAATCAAAACAAATATTTATACCCACTCCGACTCGTCCGATACGTGGTAATGGATCACTATAGTACAAACCAGTTTTAAATCGATCTCCGATATTTTGCCAGGCCATTCCCAAAGAAATGCCGGCTGAGTAATAAATATCAGGTGTAATTTGTTGAGGTGTTTCGAAAAGATCGTTGCTCAAACGAATGATGGGAATGTCAAGTATGATTCCATAATCTTTTGCCTTTACGTTACCACCGAAATAGTTATAATTATAGCTTACCATAGGTAATGTCGTTATTGCTTTATATGAAAATCCAATTGAGAGTTTTAGATAATAATCGATAGCTGAACTTACTGTCCATTGATTTGCATATTCAGTTAGATAAAAGGTGCCTAGATCTTCGTTGTTTTCACCACGTCTTGAAAATTCTCCTAAATTTAATAACGTATGAAAATATCCATATCCAAAACTTAGATTGTGTCCCTGGCCGAATATATTTTGAAAATTAACGCCACCTGTAAAACCATCAGTTCGGTATCGGAGATCAGATATGTTGAAATTCGGAAGCCAGTTGCTTGCATTTGTTGAATAAGAAAAATAATTATTTGCACTTTGGAGTCCCAGTTGTGCCGGATTTCGCAAAGCAGCAAGTGGATCGTTCATTGGGATCGCGATTGATGCTTCACCCATTCCGTTTGCTTCAGTTGTTGGTGAGATCAGAAGAAAAACGGCTGCTGCTTCACCTTGCGCATTACATAGATTGATGGTAATTAAAGTCGACAAGAGTGTAAAAAATAACTTCCTCATTTTTCCACCTCAAATGTTATTATTTGATTGTAATAAATATAGAAGTTAAAACCAAATTTTGCTTCTCATCTCCATCTTTGCTACATTTCTACTATATTAATTTAAAATTGTTTACTCAAATACTCATTTAATCAACTACTCAATTCAATGTCTTTAATGGTAAGCATATCGGGAATTCGCGGCATCGTGGGCGATACACTTACTCCCGAAATTATTGTTAAGTATACAGCCGCATACGCTGAATATTGTGGCGGTGGTACAATCGTTATCGGTCGCGATGGCAGAATTACAGGAAAAGTTATAGGCAATATTGTTTCATCAACATTGATTTCGATGGGATGTAATGTGGTTGCGTTAGGTGTTGTTCCAACTCCGACAGTTGCGCTTGCGGTAGAAAAACTCGGCGCGGCTGGTGGTATATCCATCACTGCAAGTCATAATCCTATTGAGTGGAACGGATTAAAGTTCTTTTCATCAACAGGACTTTTTCTTGATGAAGATGAAAATAAACATTTGTGGGATATCGCTGATAGGGGAGACTTCAAATATGCTGAGTGGAATAAAGTTGGATTGCATAAAAATGATGATACCTTCATTCAGCGGCACATCGATGAAGTATTGAAATTGAAATACATTGACAAAAATAAGATCGAAAACAGAAAATTCAAAATTGTAATTGATAGTATAAATGCGGCTGGTGGTGATATTGTTCCGAAAATGCTGAAACAGCTTGGATGTGTTGTTATCGAAATGAATTGCGATGTAAGCGGAGTATTCACGAGGACACCGGAACCGATTCCCGAAAATCTGACTGCTGTATGTGACCGCGTTAAGAAAGAAAAGGCAGATATTGGAATTGTTGTCGATCCAGATGTCGACAGACTCGTTTTTATTGATGAGCGCAGTGAACCGATCGGCGAAGAATATACGATTACATCGATTGTTAAATTCATTCTCGAAAAGCAAAAACAAATAACCACTAATAATTCACCACTCAAGGTGGTTGTTAATCTTTCTACAACTCGTGCGGTTGATGATGTAACAAAATTATTCGGTGGATCAGTAATGCGGACTGCAGTCGGAGAAATTAACGTCGCGAAAAAGATGAAAGAGATCGGAGCAATCGTTGGTGGTGAAGGTAGCGGCGGTGTTATTCTGCCGGAAGTCCATTATGGAAGAGATGCTATCGTTGGCATTCCATTAATGTTGCAACAGTTGGTTGAGCACGGCAGCAGTTTATCGGAATTAAAAAAATCTCTGCCACAGTATTCAATTGCAAAATCAAAAATAAGTGTAGCCGGGAAGAAAACATCAAAATTATTCGAGCGATTGATAACGATATACGAGCATATTGGAAAAATCAACACAGATGACGGTTTAAAAATTGATTTCCCTGATTCATGGGTTCATCTCCGTAAATCGAACACAGAACCTATCATACGGATAATAGCTGAAGCGCCCACCATGACTAAAGCGGAAGAGTTAGTTGAAGATTTTAAACAACAATTGAAATAAATAATTATGACACTATGCAAGGTTATTGGTACTCTCGTCGCAACACAAAAAAATGATCACCTAAAAAACCAAAAGATGCTTATTGTTCAACCTATTGATCTTGAAGGTAAATTGATCGGACGCGATCTTATTGCTCTCGATTCCGTTGATGCGGGTGTAGGTGATACGGTTTTAGTGAATCAAGAAGGACAGGGCGCCGCGCAGGTGCTAAAAGATAAAAAAGCACCGGTGCATTCCGTGATTGTCGCTGTTGTGGATGGGATGGAGATTAAAGAGTAAGAGCAGATTAAGAATTATAATTGCGAACAATTATGAAAAAGGATAAATAAAAATATAGGGGGGAAGTAATGGTATCCGTAAAAGATCTTTTAGTTCTTACACAAATTCCCGGGATGGGCGCCAACAGGATACGAACACTCGTTACGCACTTCGGAGACACTCAATCGATTATAAATGCTTCAGTTCGTGAGATAGGAGTTTGCGATGGCTTCAGTAAAAAGTTAGCATCCGTTATCGTTCATTTTTACAGAAGCTCACAATACGACGAGGCACAAAAGTATTCAGAGAGACAACTTTCCCGTTTAAATAAAAGTGAAGGTAAAATTGTTTCGCTATGGGAAAAATCATATCCTGAGCTTTTAAAGAAAATATATGATCCGCCGCCGTTTATTTTTTATAAAGGTACATTTCAAGAAACCGATCGATACTCAATAGCAATTGTTGGTACAAGAAATCCATCTGAGTATGGAATCTCCATCACGGAAAGATTTTGCGATGAATTATCCCGTCTCGGAATTATAGTGGTAAGCGGACTTGCCCGTGGAATCGATACAGTTGCTCACACAAACGTGCTGAAGTCGGGTGGCAGGACTTTATCGGTGATTGGTTCCGGAATCGATGTGATATATCCGCCTGAGAACCGAACTTTATTTGAAAAGATAACAAAAAATGGTGCTGTGATAAGTGAATATGAGATGGGTGCAAAACCCGATGCCGTAAATTTCCCTAAACGAAACAGAATAATCAGCGGGTTGACACTTGGCACGATAGTGGTTGAAACAGACATCGGTGGTGGCGCAATGATCACTGCTAATACCGCGCTCGATCAAAATCGTGAGGTGTTCGCTCTTCCCGGAAACGTAAACTCAAAAAAAAGCAGAGGATGTAATTTGCTGATCAGAGAGGGAAGAGCAAAATTGGTCGAATGCATTGACGACGTGATAAATGAGTTAATTGTCGGATTAAAGCCGATTCTAAAATCAACATCTCATCGTGAATTGAAACAGATGACACCCATTCCTCCAAGTGAAAAAAATATTTATGACCTTCTATCAGAAAATCCTACACATATCGATGAGCTTTCCGAAAAATCTAAATTATCGATTTCCGATGTACTAGTGAATCTTCTCAATCTTGAATTCAAAGGAATTGTGAAACAACTTCCGGGGAAGATGTTCATAAGGTTTTGATGCGATGTAAGATGTATTTTACACTATCCTACCTTTTTGTAATATTTTTTCCTTTCTAAAAACTTTTGTATTTTATACTGCAATGTTTAAAATAGGCGAAACAAAGATAGAAGAAGATATTGCGTATGAGCGTTTCGCGTGTTCTCTCTCTGATTGTAAAGGCGCTTGCTGCACAATGGCAGGAGGCAGAGGCGCTCCGCTGATTGATGATGAAGTTGAAATGCTTCACAGGGCATTACCGGCGGCGATAAATTATCTGAGTGAAGAAAATAAATCGCTCATCGAGAAGGAAGGAATAGTTGAAGGTGCGCCGGGGATGTACGCGAC
The genomic region above belongs to Ignavibacteriales bacterium and contains:
- the amrB gene encoding AmmeMemoRadiSam system protein B — protein: MSKNVRLPAVAGTFYPADPSILTQDLNSLIDDAEKTAVHGKIVSLIVPHAGYIYSGLTAAHAYKLIEGIKFQTVVVISPSHREYFGGISIFDGTHYRTPLGDIQIDTHLRELLVTGDKIIESSLRGHGGEHAIEIQLPFLQLVQKDFKLLPIVIGDQSADNCYHLGKRLGEILKDKNVLIIASTDLSHFHESKSARKLDQIAIDKVSKFDYEGLMYDLEFEKTEACGGGPMVATLMASKFLGADSVKILHHCNSGDITGEHDSVVGYFSAVILKS
- the amrA gene encoding AmmeMemoRadiSam system protein A — encoded protein: MLTEEEKEILLTIARNSIEAAVKRIPYSLPPIKNPSLIEKCGAFVTLHSNGELRGCIGYIEGIIPLFETVQEVAVKAALEDPRFEPVTVDELDNIDLEISVLSPLKKIKDVNKIEVGKHGLVIKRGYSRGLLLPQVAVEYNWDREAFLSHTCRKAGIGADQWKDQATEIYIFSAEIFSEKK
- the glmM gene encoding phosphoglucosamine mutase, which codes for MSLMVSISGIRGIVGDTLTPEIIVKYTAAYAEYCGGGTIVIGRDGRITGKVIGNIVSSTLISMGCNVVALGVVPTPTVALAVEKLGAAGGISITASHNPIEWNGLKFFSSTGLFLDEDENKHLWDIADRGDFKYAEWNKVGLHKNDDTFIQRHIDEVLKLKYIDKNKIENRKFKIVIDSINAAGGDIVPKMLKQLGCVVIEMNCDVSGVFTRTPEPIPENLTAVCDRVKKEKADIGIVVDPDVDRLVFIDERSEPIGEEYTITSIVKFILEKQKQITTNNSPLKVVVNLSTTRAVDDVTKLFGGSVMRTAVGEINVAKKMKEIGAIVGGEGSGGVILPEVHYGRDAIVGIPLMLQQLVEHGSSLSELKKSLPQYSIAKSKISVAGKKTSKLFERLITIYEHIGKINTDDGLKIDFPDSWVHLRKSNTEPIIRIIAEAPTMTKAEELVEDFKQQLK
- a CDS encoding EutN/CcmL family microcompartment protein; protein product: MTLCKVIGTLVATQKNDHLKNQKMLIVQPIDLEGKLIGRDLIALDSVDAGVGDTVLVNQEGQGAAQVLKDKKAPVHSVIVAVVDGMEIKE
- the dprA gene encoding DNA-protecting protein DprA; this encodes MVSVKDLLVLTQIPGMGANRIRTLVTHFGDTQSIINASVREIGVCDGFSKKLASVIVHFYRSSQYDEAQKYSERQLSRLNKSEGKIVSLWEKSYPELLKKIYDPPPFIFYKGTFQETDRYSIAIVGTRNPSEYGISITERFCDELSRLGIIVVSGLARGIDTVAHTNVLKSGGRTLSVIGSGIDVIYPPENRTLFEKITKNGAVISEYEMGAKPDAVNFPKRNRIISGLTLGTIVVETDIGGGAMITANTALDQNREVFALPGNVNSKKSRGCNLLIREGRAKLVECIDDVINELIVGLKPILKSTSHRELKQMTPIPPSEKNIYDLLSENPTHIDELSEKSKLSISDVLVNLLNLEFKGIVKQLPGKMFIRF